One Mycolicibacterium sp. ND9-15 genomic window, GTGCTCGTCATCCTGGTGGTGGCCAAATGACCCTGATGTCCTGTCTCGCGGGCGCGGCCCAACTCGCTGCGGTGACGCTCGGGGCGCCGCTGGTGGTCGGGGTGATGCGCCAGGTACGAGCGCGTTGGGAGGGCCGCGCGGGTGCCGGGGTCCTGCAGCCCTGGCGGGATCTACGCAAACAACTTGGTAAACAACAGATCACACCCGAGGGCACCACGCTGGTCTTCGCCGCAGCCCCTGTGGTGCTCGCCGCGACGATTCTGCTGATCGCCGCAATCGCACCGCTGGTGGCGACCGGGTCGCCGCTGGACTCCAGCGCCGACCTGTTCGCGGTGGTCGGACTGCTGTTCTTGGGTACAGTTGCGCTCACGCTCGCCGGAATCGACACCGGCACATCGTTCGGCGGTATGGGCGCCAGCCGCGAGATCACCATCGCGGCACTTGTCGAACCGACGATCCTGTTGGCGGTGTTCGCTTTGTCGATCCCCGCCGGTTCGTCGAATCTGGCTGCTTTGGTGGCCAATACGCTGGAGCACCCTGCCCAGGTGGCGTCTCTGGCGGGCGTTCTCGCGTTCGCGGCGCTGGTCATCGTGATCATCGCCGAGACCGGCAGGTTGCCGGTGGACAACCCGGCCACCCATCTCGAGTTGACGATGGTGCACGAGGCCATGGTGCTCGAGTACGCCGGACCCAAGCTGGCGCTGGTCGAGTGGGCTTCGGCCATGCGACTGACCGTGCTGCTGGCGCTGCTGGCGAACCTGTTCCTGCCGTGGGGGATTGCCGGTACACAGCCCACGGCCACCGCCGTCGTCATCGGTGTCGCGGCTGTCGCCGTGAAGGTCGCGGTACTGGCGGTGTTGCTGGCCAGTGTCGAGGTGTTCATCGCCAAGCTGCGGCTGTTCCGGGTGCCCGAACTGCTCGCCGGTTCGTTCGGGCTCGCACTGCTGGCGGTGACCGCGGCCAACTTCTTCACCGTGCAGGGAACTTCATGACCGACAACGGATTCGTCACCGTGATCGACTTCGCCGCGGGCGGGCTCACCCTCGCCGCGATGCTGATCGTATGGCGGCGTGACCTCCGCGCCATCGTGCGCCTGCTGGCGTGGCAGGGCGTGGCGCTGGCCGCGATTCCGATCGTTCGCGGCGTGCACCACGGTGATACCGCACTGTTGGCCGTCGGCTGTGCGGTGCTGGTGTTGCGCGCCGTGATGTTGCCCTGGCTGCTCGCCCGGGCGCTGGCGGCCGAGGAGGAGGGGCAACGTGAGGCGACGCCGTTGGTGAACACCGCCACCTCGCTCCTGATCACCGGCGTACTGACCATCGTCGCGTTCGCGATTACGCGGCCACTGGTCGACCTGACCGCGGACCCGGTCGTCAACGCGGTCCCCGCGGCGTTTGCGGTGATTCTCATCGCGCTGTTCGTGATGACCACCCGACGGCATGCCGTGTCCCAAGCGGCGGGATTCCTCATGCTGGACAACGGGATCACGGCTGCGGCGTTCCTGCTGACCGCCGGTGTGCCGTTGATCGTCGAGCTCGGCGCATCGCTGGACGTGTTGTTCGCCGTGCTGATCATCGGAATCCTGACCGGACGTCTGCGCCGGGCGTTCGGCGGTGCCGACCTGGATCGGCTCCAGGAGCTGCGGGACCGATGACCACATTGCTTGTCGTTCCCATTCTTGCGCCGGTCATCGCGGCGTTGGTGAATCTTGTTGTCGGATGGCGTCGTTGGACTGCCACCGCGACGGTGGTATCGGCCGCCACGGTGTTGGTTTGCGGTGTCTTGCTCGCCGCGCAGGTCGGGTCCGCGCAGCACGTGACGCTGGGTGGCCTGCTGCGCGCCGACGCTCTCTCGGTGACCATGTTGATCGTCATCGGTGTGGTGGCCACGCTGACCACAGGGGCGGGCATCGGCTACATCGGCGCCGAACTCGAGCACGGCCACACCGACGCCAGCGGCGCCCGACTCTACGGGGTGCTGACTCCGGCGTTCATCGCGGCAATGGTGTTGGCGGTGTGCGCCAACAACATCGGCGTGATCTGGGTCGCGGTCGAGGCGACGACCGTCGTCACCGCGTTCCTGGTAGGCCACCGCCGAACCCGGGGGTCCCTGGAGGCCACCTGGAAGTACGTGGTGATCTGCTCGGTCGGCATCGCGATGGCCCTGCTGGGCACGGTGCTGACGTACTTCGCCGCCCAACACGCGGGCGCACCCGATGCCCACGCGCTGAACCTCGACGTGCTCGCCGTGTACGCGCCAGACCTCGATCCGGGTGTCATGCGATTGGCCGGCGGTCTGCTGCTCATCGGCTACGGCGCCAAGGCAGGACTCTTCCCGTTTCACACCTGGCTAGCCGATGCGCACAGCCAAGCCCCGGCGCCGGTGTCGGCGTTGATGAGCGGGGTGCTGCTGGCGGTCGCGTTCTCGGTCCTGCTGCGCATCAAACCGATCGTCGACGCCGCGACCGGACCGGGCTTCCTGCGCACCGGGCTGATCGTGGTCGGCCTCGTGACCCTGCTCATCGCGGCGCTGATGCTGACGGTCACCGGCGACGTCAAACGCATGCTGGCGTACTCCTCGATGGAGAACATGGGGCTGATTGCGATCGCTGCTGCAGCCGGGACGCCGCTGGCGATCGCGGCACTGCTGCTGCACGTACTCGCGCACGGTGTCGGCAAGACCGTGCTGTTCCTGGCGGGCGGTCAGTTGCAGGCGGCGCACGACTCCACGGCGATCAGCGACATCAGGGGTGTGGTGCGGCGCTCCCGACTGGTCGGCGGATCATTCACGGTCGGGTTGGTGGTGCTGCTCGGACTGCCGCCGTTCGCGATGTTCGCCAGTGAACTGGCGATCGCGCGCGCGCTGGCCGATGCCGGATTGGCCTGGGCGCTCGCGGCGGCGATGGTGTTGATCGTGATCGCATTCACCGCCCTGGCCCGCAACTCGGGTCAGATGTTGTTGGGTAGCGCACCCGCGGGCGCACCCGCGATCGCCGTGCCCGGGTCGGTGGCGGCGGCGCTGCTGCTGGGGGTTGTCGTCTCGATCACACTCGGCGTCACGGCGGGTCCACTGACCGACCTGTTCGGCACCGCGGCCGGCCATCTCGGAGCCTTGTCATGAGCGACTATGTGCACCAGCGCATATCCCGGGATGCGCTGAGAGACAAGGCGGAAGAGCTTTTCGGGTCGGGTTTTCGGCTCGCGCTGGTGGCGGCGCACGACGACGGCGGCCAGCTTCGGGTGGTGTACCTCTTCCTGGCCGGCCGGCCTGACCGCCGGTTCGAGGTTGAGTGTGTGCTCCCTCCGGACGACCCGACGGTGCCGTCGATGGCATATCTGTCGTTCCCGGCGAGCCGGTTCGAACGTGAGATGGCCGATCTGTACGGCATCCGGCCGGTGGGACACCCGCGGCCCCGTCGCCTGGTCCGGCACGCGCACTGGCCGCAGGACTGGCATCCCATGCGCCACAATGCCGGTCCTGCACCGACATTCGAGCCGACGGGACGCTTTCCGTTCGTCACGGTCGAAGGCACGGGGGTGTACGAGATCCCGGTGGGCCCGGTGCACGCGGGGTTGATCGAGCCCGGCCACTTCCGGTTCTCCGTGGTCGGCGAGACCGTGTTGCGGCTCAAGGCGCGGCTGTGGTTTGTGCACCGCGGGGTGGAGAAGCTGTTCGAGGGACGCGCCGCCACGGAGGGGGTGGCGCTGGCCGAACGGGTCAGCGGTGACACGTCGGCGGCACATGCTCTGGCGCATAGCCTCGCGGTCGAGGACGCGGTCGGTGTCACACTGCCCGAGGAGGTGCACCGCCTGCGGGCCCTCGTCGTCGAACTCGAGCGCCTGTACAACCACGCCACCGACCTCGGCGCGCTCGCCAACGACGTCGGTTTCGGGTTGGCCAACATCCACGCGCAACGAATCCGCGAGCAACTGCTGCGCCTCAACGCCGTCGTGACCGGCCACCGGTTGCTGCGGGGAGCCATCGGGCCCGGTCGGGTCGAGTTGCGGACGTTGCCCGATCCCGCGGTGTTACGAGGCGTCGCCGCCGACCTCGCCGAGGTGGCCGACCTGACGCTGCACAACACGATCGTCTACGAGCGCTTCGCCGGGACCTCCGTGCTGTCGCACGACGATGCGCAGGCACTGGGCTGTCTCGGCTACCCGGCCCGGGCCAGCGGACTTCGCAGCGACGCACGCCTCGACCATCCGACCGTCGCGTTGCCGGTCACCGAGGTGGGCGCGGCCGCCGGAGACGTGCTGGCGCGCTACTGCGTGCGCCGCGACGAGTTTGCCGCGTCCGTCCAACTGGCATGTGCGCTCGTCGAGTCGCACAGCGGGCCGATCGAACACCGGAGTCCCTTGAGCCGTGGCAGTGGTGCGTCGAGTGGGCTCGGCATCGTGGAAGGCTGGCGCGGGACGATCGTGCACCGCATCGAGGTTGGTCCCGGCGGTCGGATCTCGCGGGCCAAAATCGTCGACCCGTCCTGGTTCAATTGGCCGGCCCTGCCGGTGGCGATGGCGGACACGATCGTGCCGGACTTCCCGCTGACCAACAAGAGCTTCAACCTGTCCTACGCCGGCAACGATCTGTGACGTGAATCGACCCGACTGCCCACGGGCACACTGGAGGGTATGGACCCCATCGTCGCCCTGCGGCAGATCGCCTATTACAAGGACCGCGCGCGCGAAGATCCGCGCCGGGTGATGGCCTACCGCAACGCCGCCGACGTCGTCGAAGCGCTGTCCGAGACCGAACGCGACCGCCACGGCACGGCGAACAGCTGGCAGACGCTGCCGGGCATCGGGCCCAAGACCGCGAAGGTCATCGCACAGGCGTGGGCGGGACGCGAGCCGGAGGTGTTGACCGAACTCCGTTCGAACGCCGCGGATCTGGGCGGTGGTGACATCCGCACAGCGCTGCGCGGCGATCTGCACGTGCACTCGAACTGGTCCGACGGATCGGCCCCGATCGAGGAAATGATGTTCGCGGCAAGGGATCTGGGACACGAGTACTGTGCGCTGACCGATCATTCGCCGCGCCTGCGGATCGCCAACGGTCTGTCAGCCGAGCGGCTGCGCCACCAACTCGACGTCATCGACGAGTTACGCGAGCGGGTCGCGCCGTTTCGGATTCTCACCGGCATCGAGGTCGACATCCTCGAGGACGGCTCGCTCGATCAAGAGGACGAACTGCTCGAACGCCTCGACGTGGTGGTGGCCAGCGTGCACTCGAAGCTCTCGATGGACGCCCCGTCGATGACGCGGCGCATGCTCAGGGCGGTCGCCAACCCGCACACGGATGTGCTGGGTCACTGCACCGGCCGACTGGTCACCGGTGGGCGGGGCGTCCGTCCCGAATCGAAGTTCGACGCAGAACAGGTGTTCACCGCCTGCCGGGACAACGGCACCGCCATCGAGATCAACTCGCGGCCCGAACGTCGCGACCCGCCGACGCGGTTGCTCAAGCTCGGCTTGGAGATCGGTTGCCTGTTCTCGATCGACACCGATTCACATGCTCCGGGGCAGTTGGAGTTCCTCGGTTACGGGGCGCAGCGTGCGCTCGATGCGGACGTTCCGGCCGAGCGCATCGTCAATACCTGGCCCGCCGACGACCTGCTGGCGTGGGCCGCGTCATGAACCGCCCGCGATTAACGACGCCGAACCGGGTACTGGGTGACAGTGAGACGAAAAATCGGTGACACGGCCGCGGCGCTCGGCGCACGTGCGGCAGAACTAGCGACCGCTGCTGGTGAAACGGCAGGTCGCCTCGTGCGACGCGTCAGCGGGGCGTCCGGGGACGAGGCTGAGCAGGTCAGCCCGTCGTCGCGCCGGCCGGCGAAGAAGATGGCGGCGAAGAAGGCGGCGGCGAAGAAAGTGCCCGCGAGGAAGGTGCCGGCCAAGGGCGTCGTCGCGAAGAAGACGCCCGCGAAGAAGGCGGCGGTGACGAAAATGCCGGCGGCGAAGAAGGCGGCGGCGAAGAAAGTGCCCGCGAGGAAGGTGCCGGCCAAGGGCGTCGTCGCAAAGAAGACGCCCGCGAAGAAGGCTCCCGCCAAGAAGACTGTTCCGCCGATGAAGTCGGCGAAGACGGGAGCCGGCAATCCGCCTCCGGAACCGGGCCGGGCAGCCAAGAAGGCAGCGCCCGCCAAGCGGACGAAGGCCCAGCCACGCAAGGGCAAGCCCGGTTCAGTCGGGTAGCGCAGGCATCTCGAGGCCCGGATCGCGGCCGAGCAGCACGCCGCGGGTGACGGCCGCGTTGCCGTACCGCCGGCGCACCCGGTCGACCGCTTCGTCGACCGCGGACATG contains:
- a CDS encoding respiratory chain complex I subunit 1 family protein; this translates as MSCLAGAAQLAAVTLGAPLVVGVMRQVRARWEGRAGAGVLQPWRDLRKQLGKQQITPEGTTLVFAAAPVVLAATILLIAAIAPLVATGSPLDSSADLFAVVGLLFLGTVALTLAGIDTGTSFGGMGASREITIAALVEPTILLAVFALSIPAGSSNLAALVANTLEHPAQVASLAGVLAFAALVIVIIAETGRLPVDNPATHLELTMVHEAMVLEYAGPKLALVEWASAMRLTVLLALLANLFLPWGIAGTQPTATAVVIGVAAVAVKVAVLAVLLASVEVFIAKLRLFRVPELLAGSFGLALLAVTAANFFTVQGTS
- a CDS encoding proton-conducting transporter transmembrane domain-containing protein, with product MTTLLVVPILAPVIAALVNLVVGWRRWTATATVVSAATVLVCGVLLAAQVGSAQHVTLGGLLRADALSVTMLIVIGVVATLTTGAGIGYIGAELEHGHTDASGARLYGVLTPAFIAAMVLAVCANNIGVIWVAVEATTVVTAFLVGHRRTRGSLEATWKYVVICSVGIAMALLGTVLTYFAAQHAGAPDAHALNLDVLAVYAPDLDPGVMRLAGGLLLIGYGAKAGLFPFHTWLADAHSQAPAPVSALMSGVLLAVAFSVLLRIKPIVDAATGPGFLRTGLIVVGLVTLLIAALMLTVTGDVKRMLAYSSMENMGLIAIAAAAGTPLAIAALLLHVLAHGVGKTVLFLAGGQLQAAHDSTAISDIRGVVRRSRLVGGSFTVGLVVLLGLPPFAMFASELAIARALADAGLAWALAAAMVLIVIAFTALARNSGQMLLGSAPAGAPAIAVPGSVAAALLLGVVVSITLGVTAGPLTDLFGTAAGHLGALS
- a CDS encoding hydrogenase large subunit, with amino-acid sequence MSDYVHQRISRDALRDKAEELFGSGFRLALVAAHDDGGQLRVVYLFLAGRPDRRFEVECVLPPDDPTVPSMAYLSFPASRFEREMADLYGIRPVGHPRPRRLVRHAHWPQDWHPMRHNAGPAPTFEPTGRFPFVTVEGTGVYEIPVGPVHAGLIEPGHFRFSVVGETVLRLKARLWFVHRGVEKLFEGRAATEGVALAERVSGDTSAAHALAHSLAVEDAVGVTLPEEVHRLRALVVELERLYNHATDLGALANDVGFGLANIHAQRIREQLLRLNAVVTGHRLLRGAIGPGRVELRTLPDPAVLRGVAADLAEVADLTLHNTIVYERFAGTSVLSHDDAQALGCLGYPARASGLRSDARLDHPTVALPVTEVGAAAGDVLARYCVRRDEFAASVQLACALVESHSGPIEHRSPLSRGSGASSGLGIVEGWRGTIVHRIEVGPGGRISRAKIVDPSWFNWPALPVAMADTIVPDFPLTNKSFNLSYAGNDL
- a CDS encoding PHP domain-containing protein, encoding MDPIVALRQIAYYKDRAREDPRRVMAYRNAADVVEALSETERDRHGTANSWQTLPGIGPKTAKVIAQAWAGREPEVLTELRSNAADLGGGDIRTALRGDLHVHSNWSDGSAPIEEMMFAARDLGHEYCALTDHSPRLRIANGLSAERLRHQLDVIDELRERVAPFRILTGIEVDILEDGSLDQEDELLERLDVVVASVHSKLSMDAPSMTRRMLRAVANPHTDVLGHCTGRLVTGGRGVRPESKFDAEQVFTACRDNGTAIEINSRPERRDPPTRLLKLGLEIGCLFSIDTDSHAPGQLEFLGYGAQRALDADVPAERIVNTWPADDLLAWAAS